In Desulfobacterales bacterium, the following are encoded in one genomic region:
- a CDS encoding HIT domain-containing protein: MSESTLCPFCWGNAKSRMVEVYNSVFAIKDKYPVTESHLLILPKRHTRDYFSMTAKERMDADKLIRVLRNRITRDDPTVTGFNIGMNAGVSAGQTIFHAHIHLIPRRDKDTPNPHGGVRGVIPEKMAYTVSTAPEQKP; encoded by the coding sequence ATGAGTGAATCGACGTTATGCCCCTTTTGCTGGGGCAATGCAAAATCACGAATGGTGGAAGTTTATAATTCGGTATTCGCCATTAAGGATAAATACCCGGTAACTGAGAGCCACCTGTTAATCCTGCCCAAAAGGCATACTCGAGACTATTTCAGCATGACAGCGAAGGAGAGAATGGATGCCGATAAGCTGATACGCGTTTTGCGAAACAGGATTACCCGGGATGATCCGACGGTGACCGGTTTTAATATCGGCATGAACGCCGGCGTATCCGCGGGCCAAACGATATTTCATGCGCATATTCATCTGATTCCCAGAAGAGATAAAGACACACCGAATCCACATGGTGGTGTAAGGGGCGTGATACCGGAAAAGATGGCGTATACCGTCTCAACCGCACCGGAACAAAAACCATAG
- a CDS encoding response regulator, which yields MKDQDKTKVQLIGELETLRQQVRALEAVEKKYNALEAKLRLLREFADDQQDNDALETPSDKRPDATVLVVDDNEIFRLYITNALSHHGYTVLEAEGSDEALQVLENAETPVDLIVVDVVMPGVGGSELVQTVKAMYPKVKVLFMSGYTDEILVHSDVQAVMESNVAFLQKPFLTGELLKKVRNELDKADI from the coding sequence ATGAAAGATCAGGATAAAACCAAGGTACAACTCATCGGTGAATTGGAAACGCTTCGGCAACAAGTTCGGGCGCTGGAAGCCGTTGAAAAGAAGTACAACGCCCTTGAGGCAAAGTTACGGCTTCTGAGGGAATTTGCGGATGATCAACAAGATAACGACGCCTTGGAAACCCCTTCGGATAAAAGACCCGATGCCACGGTTTTGGTGGTGGATGATAATGAAATTTTCCGGCTTTATATTACCAACGCGTTAAGCCATCACGGGTATACGGTGCTCGAAGCGGAAGGTTCGGATGAAGCCCTGCAGGTGCTTGAAAACGCCGAGACGCCGGTGGATCTGATTGTTGTTGATGTCGTAATGCCCGGAGTTGGCGGCAGTGAACTTGTCCAAACGGTCAAAGCGATGTATCCAAAGGTAAAGGTACTGTTTATGTCCGGCTATACGGATGAGATTCTTGTCCATTCGGATGTTCAAGCGGTGATGGAATCAAACGTGGCGTTTCTGCAAAAACCGTTTTTAACCGGGGAGCTTTTGAAAAAGGTGCGCAACGAGCTTGACAAAGCGGATATCTGA
- a CDS encoding SpoIIE family protein phosphatase, translated as MKEKILIVDDSQEIRILLSRFLTASGYEIAEAQNGDDGLIQLIEFMPDLILLDIVMPGIDGFQVCERIKSDPNTKEIPVIFLSARSEAADKIKGLAIGGADYITKPFDRGEVMARIENQLKIRHLTNALMAANYELTEKQKNLDEDLQAAAGIQQGLLPQKLPQIEQLDIAWKFIPSEKIGGDIFNVLQLDEDHIAFYMIDISGHGVPAALVTFSVSQALQPHMGYTVRKISELSCGYEIVSPGEVLTALDTEYPWERFEKFLTIIYLIIDLRHGSLTYSNAAHPPPIVLHADGTVDLLEKGGTIIGLDGILPFEEDQRKLREGDKLLCYTDGVFEMMNEKGEIFGENRFHVLVKSLIHLPVHAMLDEILMAMKTFANGTKLRDDVSLLGIEYKDRKK; from the coding sequence ATGAAAGAAAAGATCCTAATCGTGGACGATTCTCAGGAGATCAGGATATTGCTCTCCCGTTTTCTCACGGCCTCCGGCTATGAAATCGCAGAGGCGCAAAACGGCGACGATGGACTGATTCAACTAATCGAATTTATGCCGGATCTGATTCTTCTTGACATCGTCATGCCCGGTATTGACGGGTTTCAAGTCTGCGAACGGATCAAATCCGATCCCAACACAAAGGAGATACCGGTCATTTTTCTATCCGCCCGGTCCGAGGCGGCGGACAAAATCAAAGGTCTTGCCATCGGTGGCGCCGATTATATCACCAAGCCGTTTGATCGAGGAGAGGTGATGGCCCGCATCGAGAATCAACTCAAGATTCGTCACCTTACCAATGCGCTGATGGCTGCCAATTACGAACTGACTGAAAAACAAAAAAACCTCGATGAAGATCTTCAGGCGGCCGCCGGAATCCAACAGGGCCTGTTGCCGCAAAAACTGCCGCAAATTGAACAGCTGGATATCGCCTGGAAATTTATACCCTCCGAAAAAATCGGGGGCGACATCTTTAACGTCTTGCAGCTAGACGAGGATCATATCGCTTTTTACATGATTGATATCAGCGGGCATGGCGTGCCGGCAGCCTTGGTGACATTTTCCGTATCCCAGGCACTTCAACCCCATATGGGGTATACCGTCAGAAAGATATCGGAGTTAAGCTGTGGTTATGAAATCGTGTCACCAGGAGAGGTTTTAACTGCCTTAGATACGGAATATCCGTGGGAACGGTTTGAAAAATTTCTGACCATTATCTATCTCATCATAGATCTGCGCCACGGAAGTCTGACTTACAGCAATGCCGCCCATCCACCCCCGATCGTTCTGCATGCGGACGGAACCGTTGATCTGCTTGAAAAAGGAGGAACGATCATCGGTTTAGACGGTATCCTGCCGTTTGAAGAAGACCAGCGGAAACTGCGCGAGGGTGACAAACTCCTGTGTTATACCGACGGCGTGTTTGAAATGATGAATGAGAAAGGAGAAATCTTCGGGGAGAACCGGTTTCATGTTCTGGTAAAAAGCCTGATTCACCTGCCTGTTCACGCGATGTTGGACGAGATTCTCATGGCAATGAAAACGTTTGCAAACGGAACAAAGCTCCGCGATGATGTGAGTCTTTTGGGAATTGAATATAAGGATCGGAAAAAGTAG
- a CDS encoding Hpt domain-containing protein, with amino-acid sequence MTQRNEQQIEVRIDSDLADLIPGYLENRRKDVSDIWVALELEDYETIRVLGHGMKGSGGGYGFEAITELGRALEQAAKNRELKTIKKQAVDLLYYLDHLQLIYE; translated from the coding sequence ATGACACAGCGCAATGAACAACAAATTGAGGTAAGGATAGACAGCGATCTGGCCGATCTTATTCCCGGTTATCTGGAAAACAGACGAAAAGACGTCTCTGATATTTGGGTCGCGCTGGAACTGGAGGATTATGAAACCATTCGAGTTCTCGGCCACGGCATGAAAGGAAGCGGCGGTGGTTATGGGTTTGAGGCGATCACCGAACTCGGCCGAGCACTTGAGCAAGCCGCGAAAAACAGGGAGTTGAAAACAATTAAAAAACAGGCGGTTGATTTGTTATATTACCTGGATCATCTCCAACTCATTTATGAATAA
- a CDS encoding GGDEF domain-containing protein, protein MYYTETKEQASEILRLALGAVAQQGVAPTPINYTLWYEYFSGTKSLLKKAMDNHLQQGKPLSEQLHQELYRQFIADGDRLANRKILQEFQRVIDEVANHVKEAGGNMSQQGGKLKTLAGRLENENDLDAVRSIVDFLIMATRQILASSDHLETRLAKATSEVDALRGQMVRLKEQAVTDALTGLVNRWGLEKLLKREMQISKKEGKSLCVIMADIDNFKQINDTYGHLVGDNVIKMFAATLTDFVKGRDLVVRYGGEEFLMVLPDTPISGALSLSGNLKTFLETMKWRRKGTGKTLGKISLSFGVAKYRYDESMESLIHRADQALYHSKQNGRNRVTSEDELNLTEIRN, encoded by the coding sequence ATGTACTACACCGAAACGAAAGAACAGGCGAGCGAGATATTGCGGCTGGCGTTAGGGGCGGTGGCGCAGCAGGGTGTTGCGCCGACGCCGATCAATTATACCCTTTGGTATGAGTATTTTTCAGGGACAAAATCGCTCCTGAAAAAGGCGATGGACAACCATTTGCAGCAGGGTAAACCGCTTTCCGAGCAGTTACATCAGGAGCTTTATCGGCAGTTCATTGCCGATGGGGATAGGCTGGCGAATCGAAAAATACTTCAGGAGTTTCAAAGAGTCATTGATGAAGTGGCCAACCATGTCAAAGAAGCGGGCGGCAATATGTCACAGCAGGGCGGAAAGCTCAAGACACTGGCCGGCCGCCTGGAAAATGAAAACGACCTGGATGCGGTGCGAAGCATTGTCGATTTTCTGATTATGGCAACCCGGCAGATTCTGGCTTCCAGCGACCATCTTGAAACCCGGCTGGCAAAGGCAACCAGCGAAGTCGATGCCTTGCGGGGGCAAATGGTGCGCTTAAAAGAACAGGCTGTGACCGATGCCCTGACGGGTCTGGTGAATCGGTGGGGGCTTGAGAAACTTTTGAAGCGGGAAATGCAAATCTCTAAAAAGGAAGGCAAGAGTCTTTGTGTTATCATGGCTGATATTGATAATTTTAAGCAAATCAACGACACTTACGGCCACCTGGTGGGAGATAATGTCATCAAGATGTTTGCCGCGACCCTGACGGATTTTGTCAAGGGCAGGGATTTGGTGGTTCGCTATGGGGGAGAAGAGTTTTTGATGGTGTTGCCCGACACGCCGATTTCCGGCGCGCTCAGCTTGTCCGGGAATCTGAAGACATTTCTGGAAACCATGAAATGGCGGCGAAAGGGGACCGGAAAAACGCTCGGGAAAATTTCCCTGTCTTTTGGTGTTGCCAAGTACCGATATGATGAATCCATGGAAAGCCTGATTCATCGGGCCGATCAGGCCCTCTACCACTCCAAACAAAACGGCCGCAACCGGGTGACTTCGGAAGACGAATTGAACCTGACGGAAATAAGAAATTAA
- a CDS encoding STAS domain-containing protein produces MQLQQKTLADVLIARPLEKRIDAATATEFKQKMSDWIDSGNRRIILNLSEVDFIDSSGLGAIISGLKKIGNEGNLVICGVKETVMSLFRLTRMNRVFDIFPSEEEAVSALSEKV; encoded by the coding sequence ATGCAACTGCAACAGAAAACACTGGCGGATGTCTTGATTGCAAGGCCCTTGGAAAAAAGAATTGACGCTGCTACCGCGACGGAATTCAAACAAAAGATGAGCGACTGGATCGATTCCGGAAACAGGCGGATTATTCTCAACCTCTCCGAAGTCGACTTTATCGACAGCAGTGGCCTTGGTGCCATTATTTCGGGTCTTAAAAAGATCGGCAATGAGGGCAATCTGGTGATCTGCGGCGTGAAGGAAACCGTCATGAGCCTTTTCCGTTTGACCCGCATGAATCGGGTATTCGACATTTTTCCTTCTGAGGAAGAGGCCGTCAGTGCCCTTTCCGAAAAGGTGTAA
- a CDS encoding glycogen/starch/alpha-glucan phosphorylase, with protein MKPSYMGKSKSDLKKSMDYHLRCSLCKESPSKENQDLFLSTAFSVRDRMTEKILQTERRYHETKSKRVYYLSLEFLIGRLLSNTLHNLGMFDSCRELLADAGIDIEEVREQEKDAGLGNGGLGRLAACFLDSMATLDMAGFGYGIHYEYGLFKQEIDNGYQREKPDNWLAESNPWEIKRTDEKCIVPIYGRIEHFQDRAGNYNPMWLDWKVIMGIPFDIPIVGYGGKTVNWLRLYAAGASADFDIQIFNEGDYFRAVEQKIYSESITKMLYPLDTIRRGRELRLVQEYFLVACSLRDIIRRYLKLHENFDSFPEQVAIQMNDTHPSLAVAELMRLFVDEYALPWDHAWEITRKTLAYTNHTILSEALEKWPVSLLEHFIPRHLQIIYEINQRFLGKVAALYPGNTDFLRRVSLIEEGDDKQVRMAHLALVGSHSINGVSALHTEILKRDNFSDFHALWPERFVNITNGITQRRWLLEANPLLARLITDTIGDSWITDLSRLRRLEPYADDETFKDAFRKIKRANKEILAGIISETVWLSVDPDALFDIHVKRIHEYKRQLLKIMQIVYEYLRIIRGEKTPTVAKTYIFAGKAAPGYWVAQQMIKLIHNVGQVINQDKKIGNSLKVVFLPDYRVSLAEKIIPAADLSEQISMAGMEASGTGNMKFMLNGALTVGTLDGANVEMLEEAEADNMFIFGLKAKEIKGMKERNAYHPIEYYHRFPEVRMVINSFRDNTFCAAEPGLFQWIYHRVMNNEDPYFLLPDFLPYIGVQDKIEKTFRDPAAWMKKAILNVARSGKFSSDRAVSEYARFIWNNNALK; from the coding sequence ATGAAACCAAGTTATATGGGAAAATCAAAATCCGATTTGAAAAAATCGATGGATTATCATCTTCGCTGTTCCTTGTGCAAGGAATCTCCCTCAAAGGAAAATCAGGATCTTTTTCTCTCGACGGCCTTTTCCGTGCGGGACCGGATGACGGAAAAAATACTGCAAACGGAACGAAGATATCATGAAACAAAAAGCAAGCGGGTCTATTATCTGTCTCTGGAATTTCTGATCGGAAGACTGCTGAGCAATACCCTTCACAACCTCGGCATGTTTGATAGCTGCAGGGAACTCTTGGCGGATGCCGGCATCGACATCGAAGAGGTCCGGGAACAGGAAAAAGATGCCGGTCTGGGAAACGGCGGGCTTGGACGTTTGGCGGCCTGCTTTCTCGATTCCATGGCAACGCTTGATATGGCCGGTTTCGGTTACGGGATCCACTATGAATATGGCCTCTTCAAGCAGGAAATTGATAACGGTTATCAGCGGGAAAAGCCGGATAACTGGCTGGCGGAATCCAATCCCTGGGAAATCAAACGCACGGATGAGAAATGTATCGTCCCTATCTACGGCCGGATAGAGCACTTTCAGGATCGTGCCGGCAATTACAATCCCATGTGGCTTGATTGGAAGGTGATCATGGGCATTCCCTTTGATATTCCCATCGTCGGATACGGGGGCAAAACGGTGAACTGGCTGCGGCTCTATGCAGCGGGCGCCTCCGCAGACTTTGACATTCAGATCTTTAATGAAGGGGATTATTTTCGTGCGGTGGAACAAAAGATCTATTCCGAAAGCATTACCAAAATGCTTTATCCTCTCGACACCATCAGGCGAGGGAGGGAACTCCGCTTGGTACAGGAATACTTTCTGGTTGCCTGTTCCTTGCGGGACATTATCCGTCGTTATCTAAAACTTCATGAAAATTTTGATTCTTTTCCCGAACAAGTAGCCATTCAAATGAACGATACCCATCCTTCCCTGGCGGTAGCGGAACTGATGAGGCTTTTCGTGGACGAATACGCCCTGCCCTGGGATCACGCCTGGGAGATAACCCGGAAAACATTGGCATATACGAACCATACCATTCTGTCCGAAGCCTTGGAAAAGTGGCCCGTCAGTCTCCTTGAACACTTTATCCCCCGTCATCTTCAGATCATTTATGAAATCAACCAGCGGTTTCTCGGGAAAGTGGCCGCTCTTTATCCCGGCAATACCGATTTTCTCCGTCGCGTGTCTCTCATTGAAGAGGGTGACGACAAGCAGGTCAGAATGGCCCATCTGGCCCTGGTCGGATCCCATTCCATCAACGGAGTGTCCGCCCTGCACACGGAAATATTAAAACGCGATAATTTTTCGGATTTTCACGCGCTCTGGCCGGAGCGATTCGTCAATATCACCAACGGCATTACCCAGAGACGCTGGCTGCTGGAAGCCAACCCGCTGCTTGCGCGGCTTATCACCGACACCATCGGGGATTCCTGGATTACCGATCTCAGTCGGCTTCGACGGCTGGAACCTTATGCCGATGATGAAACCTTCAAAGACGCCTTTCGCAAGATCAAACGGGCGAACAAGGAAATTCTGGCCGGCATCATCTCTGAAACCGTTTGGCTTTCCGTGGATCCCGACGCCTTGTTCGATATTCATGTCAAACGGATTCATGAGTACAAACGCCAGCTCTTAAAGATCATGCAAATCGTGTACGAATATCTGCGAATTATCAGGGGAGAAAAAACGCCCACGGTTGCCAAAACTTATATTTTCGCAGGCAAGGCCGCGCCCGGATACTGGGTGGCCCAACAAATGATCAAGCTGATCCATAATGTGGGGCAAGTCATTAATCAGGATAAAAAAATCGGAAATTCCCTGAAAGTTGTTTTTCTGCCGGATTACCGCGTCTCTCTGGCTGAAAAGATCATTCCAGCCGCAGATTTGAGTGAACAGATTTCCATGGCCGGCATGGAGGCATCCGGAACGGGAAATATGAAATTCATGCTCAACGGCGCCTTGACCGTGGGAACGCTGGACGGTGCCAATGTCGAAATGCTTGAAGAAGCAGAAGCGGACAATATGTTTATTTTCGGATTAAAGGCAAAAGAGATTAAGGGCATGAAGGAAAGAAACGCCTACCATCCCATAGAATATTATCACCGTTTTCCGGAAGTCCGCATGGTTATAAATTCCTTTCGCGACAACACCTTCTGTGCCGCTGAACCGGGGCTCTTTCAGTGGATTTACCATCGTGTGATGAATAATGAAGACCCTTATTTCCTTTTGCCGGATTTTCTCCCGTATATCGGGGTTCAGGATAAAATAGAAAAAACGTTCCGGGATCCAGCCGCCTGGATGAAAAAAGCGATTCTCAATGTTGCCCGGTCCGGAAAATTCTCCAGCGACAGAGCCGTTTCCGAGTATGCCCGTTTCATCTGGAATAATAACGCCTTGAAATGA
- a CDS encoding ATP-binding protein yields the protein MEAASMIRLVIESRIENVSLVGSAVRGIADMLSIDAITCYHLELCVVEAVTNVTKHAYSSEPGHSVEVDILRYPDRLTFKIGDSGKSMDLSKIEPLCFDPLKVETLPERGMGIFILKSLMDEISYEVINGRNILTMSKYLKAKKDPA from the coding sequence ATGGAAGCGGCAAGCATGATCAGGCTCGTTATTGAGAGCAGAATAGAGAATGTTTCCCTGGTCGGCAGCGCAGTAAGAGGAATTGCCGATATGCTGTCCATCGACGCCATCACTTGCTATCATCTTGAGCTTTGTGTGGTGGAAGCGGTAACCAATGTAACGAAACATGCCTATTCTTCCGAACCGGGACATTCAGTCGAAGTGGATATCCTGCGCTACCCGGATCGGTTAACTTTCAAAATCGGCGACAGCGGGAAAAGCATGGATCTATCAAAAATTGAGCCATTGTGCTTTGATCCGTTGAAGGTGGAAACCCTGCCGGAACGAGGGATGGGGATTTTTATCCTGAAGTCACTTATGGACGAAATCAGTTACGAAGTCATCAATGGACGAAATATTTTAACCATGAGCAAGTATTTAAAAGCCAAGAAAGACCCCGCATAA
- a CDS encoding ABC transporter permease subunit, which yields MLFKRIFQFLIIYCLGLLLLLLLKYAAGLSDYVIPAPMELWKTIITLFRQYCADVFDTLSVAVIGQVLSLCLALGIGVAGRRATWFGSFVKTAAYNVQAYPIVALAPIIFILIGDGFISRLLIAAMICYFPLLLSIIGIMSEPVTDVEHFYIMTGRMRWQLEIKIRAFENLQKLTTVISGSATLAMAGTIVAEFIAANAGIGYSIRIALYQSDLAKILIALFFIGISLSIYQGILEWIGTWFKKSWANRL from the coding sequence ATGCTGTTTAAGCGCATCTTTCAATTTCTCATCATTTATTGCCTCGGGCTTTTGCTGCTCTTGCTGCTTAAATACGCCGCCGGGCTTTCCGATTACGTGATTCCGGCGCCGATGGAATTATGGAAAACAATTATCACCCTTTTCCGCCAATACTGCGCCGATGTTTTCGACACCCTTTCCGTGGCCGTGATCGGTCAGGTGCTCTCGTTGTGTCTGGCGCTGGGAATCGGCGTGGCGGGCCGCCGCGCAACGTGGTTCGGCTCCTTCGTCAAAACCGCGGCCTATAACGTGCAGGCATACCCCATCGTAGCCCTGGCGCCCATCATTTTTATTTTGATAGGAGACGGATTCATCTCACGGCTGTTAATCGCGGCCATGATTTGTTATTTCCCGCTGCTGCTCTCGATTATCGGCATCATGAGTGAACCGGTGACCGATGTGGAGCATTTTTATATCATGACCGGCCGCATGCGCTGGCAACTGGAAATAAAAATCCGAGCCTTTGAAAATCTTCAAAAATTAACCACCGTCATCTCGGGCAGCGCCACCCTGGCCATGGCCGGCACGATTGTGGCGGAATTCATCGCCGCCAACGCCGGTATCGGTTACAGCATTCGCATCGCGCTCTACCAGAGCGATCTGGCCAAAATTCTGATCGCCCTTTTCTTTATCGGCATCTCACTTTCCATTTATCAGGGGATACTCGAATGGATCGGAACATGGTTCAAAAAATCGTGGGCAAACCGGCTTTAA
- a CDS encoding ABC transporter substrate-binding protein: MDRNMVQKIVGKPALTHSGKTVAVILMLSVFAAFLGNVAAAEPPPKEIVYRLKWLKNISAVGDLYAKDLGFFDAAGLQVTLNAGGPERDAIKELELGYAQFGVASGDQVVRALAKGSPVVVIAQIFQINPLQWIYHEDEPVIEKLHALKGKTIGVTFGGNDEAIMRTLLAEAGLTEKDVRFFSVRYDYTPFYRRRVTFWPVYQNSQAIILGEKLSASGKGVRFLDPARFGVRFTANSVITSRQMLLAHSDTVKRFITALMTGWAEALKPANSAKALKRVHPFDRDTPEPVLEKQLAVTRALVQPDPRLPIGAIDVAAWRQTAQIMHAQGLIKHPVDIQSALYPFGTPFNGKEKN; the protein is encoded by the coding sequence ATGGATCGGAACATGGTTCAAAAAATCGTGGGCAAACCGGCTTTAACCCATTCTGGAAAAACCGTAGCCGTCATCCTCATGTTAAGCGTTTTCGCTGCTTTTTTGGGTAACGTGGCTGCGGCAGAACCGCCTCCGAAAGAAATTGTCTATCGCTTAAAATGGCTGAAAAACATCAGTGCCGTCGGCGACTTGTACGCAAAAGACCTCGGATTCTTTGATGCGGCGGGCCTTCAGGTCACCCTCAACGCCGGGGGCCCCGAACGCGATGCCATCAAGGAGTTGGAGCTGGGCTATGCCCAGTTCGGCGTTGCCTCCGGTGATCAGGTCGTTCGGGCACTGGCCAAGGGATCACCCGTCGTGGTGATCGCGCAAATTTTTCAGATCAATCCGCTTCAATGGATCTACCATGAGGATGAACCGGTCATTGAAAAGTTGCACGCGCTAAAAGGCAAAACGATCGGCGTCACCTTCGGCGGAAACGATGAAGCCATCATGCGAACCCTGCTCGCCGAAGCGGGGCTGACGGAAAAAGATGTCCGGTTTTTCAGTGTCCGCTATGATTACACCCCGTTTTATCGCCGCCGCGTCACCTTCTGGCCCGTCTATCAAAACTCCCAGGCGATCATTCTCGGTGAAAAACTCAGTGCCTCCGGAAAGGGGGTGCGGTTTCTTGACCCGGCCCGCTTCGGCGTTCGGTTCACCGCCAATTCAGTCATCACGTCCCGCCAAATGCTCTTGGCGCATTCAGACACCGTCAAGCGCTTTATAACAGCCCTCATGACGGGCTGGGCAGAGGCCCTTAAACCGGCAAACTCAGCCAAGGCGCTAAAACGCGTTCACCCCTTCGATCGCGATACCCCCGAACCTGTTTTGGAAAAGCAGCTTGCCGTCACACGCGCGCTGGTTCAACCCGACCCGCGCCTTCCAATCGGCGCCATTGATGTGGCGGCCTGGCGCCAGACAGCGCAAATCATGCATGCGCAAGGACTGATTAAACACCCCGTGGACATTCAGTCGGCGCTTTACCCCTTTGGCACGCCCTTTAACGGCAAGGAAAAAAACTGA
- a CDS encoding integration host factor subunit alpha — MTLTKAQIVENIMAETSFTKHKAIDTVEKLLEIIKSALASGDNVLVSGFGKFNVKFKNQRRGRNPATGEEMMLEPRKVVTFSCSGKLREKINGDY, encoded by the coding sequence ATGACACTTACCAAGGCTCAGATCGTCGAGAACATAATGGCAGAAACCAGCTTCACAAAGCACAAGGCCATTGATACGGTTGAAAAATTACTGGAAATTATCAAAAGCGCGCTTGCATCCGGTGATAACGTTTTGGTGTCAGGCTTCGGCAAATTCAATGTTAAGTTTAAAAATCAGAGACGGGGCAGAAACCCGGCCACCGGTGAAGAAATGATGCTGGAGCCGAGAAAAGTCGTAACCTTTTCATGTTCAGGCAAGTTAAGAGAAAAAATTAATGGGGATTATTGA